The Tripterygium wilfordii isolate XIE 37 chromosome 5, ASM1340144v1, whole genome shotgun sequence DNA segment CATAAATTAGACTGCAGTGCGTACCTTCATGAAGAATTGAAGCTGAGTTTTTGCGTTGccttctcttgttgttgatacGAATCTGAATGAAAATTAATCAATGAGATGCCATTTACAGTTGATGGCCTGAAATCCAGGGGATTATTCCATTGCCTTCTTCCATGATCATCAGACCACCACATACTAACATTTTCAACATCAAAACCTTTCATGTTCTCCATGATGATCCCAGCAGTGGAATGCTTAACAAGCCCCTGGCATCCTGGCCTGTAGTCCACTAATCCACCAGAATAGTTGGTCCATCTATTGTAAGTAAAGTTCATATTGATAAATCTTATATTTGTGAGTAGCCCGTGTTTAGAACCCGACAAGAAAACTCCATTTTCAGAATTGGCAGTAATGTTAATGAAGAGTACATCTGAGATTGAACCCTCCCTTGAAGTTGAGTCTCGGGGGCAGCTTGTCATGTAAATAGGCTCCGCTCTCCCCCACCATGAAGGGTCGTAGTATCTTGTGCTGATATTGATGTTTGAGAAAGTAACATCGCTTACATTTCCTGCACAATATGAATGATTAATTCAAAAGACAATGGAAAAGACATACGGAAGAAGGCTCTGCTCGTTTCTACAAGATAAATAGACCAGTATGAAATGAAACTACGAGTTTGGCTAAACAAAGAGATTAACCAAGTTTTGCACTTAAGTTTTAATCTCAATAGGGGGGTTGAAGAAATTGCTTCAAGATCTTCTCCTCTTGTTCTTGTAACCTTTTAGAGCAACCGATAAGGACCATAACATAGGAAAAAGACTAAAGCAGTACATTGGGCTGTCATGAACTAAATGCAAATTGACTAGATAGGTACCAACACAACCCTCGAACAAAAAAGCACCAACAGCTTGATATGACACCTATTCATAACGACGCAGAAAAATATAAGCATTTAAATGTGTCCAAAGGAGTCATATCAAATATGGTATCCACTTAATAAATCCATCTTTCTGGCCGTAAAACCAATAGCTGTCTAGAAAAATTACCATGGAAAGGAAACTCACATTCTCTCATCCAGTATATAGGCCATTTACTATAATTATCTATGTTCTAAACTTCTAAGAGTACGTGAGAAagtactaagaacactaattccATATCCAAGGGACAGATAATAGAAACAGAAATGCAAGGGGAGTGGAGTGGTGGTACCTCCATCACGTATCTGGAATCCAAGCCCTCTGTGAGAATCCACAATTGTGATATTGTCAAAAACCAGGCCCTTGAAATTGAAAGAGCTGGCACTACCAAATTTAATAGCTGATGATTTTGTTCGAATCCAACAGTCTGTAGCTGTTAAATTGTGAAGAGGTCCATTGTATGTCTTCGGACAAATCGCATCATCTCCTGTATCAATATGGCATCTTGTGATGATTGTATTATTTGAATCCTCCAAATCTATGCCATCATTGTTAGGCGTATTAAAGTCTCCATATATCAGAACATCTTGAATGGATGTATTCTCACACCCAACAATGTGCAAGCTGCAAAATGCAATATaaccataaaaatattttcCCTAAAAACTCAAATTCCATTCAAGCTTCCAACTGAATAAGTTCTCTCTGGGTGTTTATCATTCATTGCAATAGCATTTCTTGCAAATGGTTCCAGTCATTTCATGAAATAAGTTAGATATTTATTAAGATTGGTCTGATGACTGTAAGAACTATAAATATAGTACAGAAAATGTACTCACCACCAGTAGGCCGGTTCAATCAACGAAACATTGGAGACCCAAACATTCGAGCAGCCAATGAAGCCAACGAGTCTGGGTCTGCACTCGTCACCGTAGCAAGCCCCAGTCCGGTTCCAGCTCACCATCACGTTCTTTCTCTCATCGAATCTCTCCACAAACGACAGGCCCTGACCGTCCACCGTCCCTCCCCCCGTTATCCCCACGTCGGTCGCGTTCTCCGCCAGTATCACATACCACCTATCCATCTCCGGTGGATAGTCGTCCAATTTCGTGCCCCCGAGGACGGTCGCGTTCTTCTCGATCTCCAACACGACGCCAGATCTTAGGCGTATGGTAGCTGTTAGGTACCTGCCTGGCGGGAAGGTGACGTGGCATGGTGAATGGTTACACGCGTCTATGGTGGATTGGATGGCGGCAGTGTCGTAGTGGAGGCCGTCGCCGACGGCGCCGAAGTCGGTGACGGAGAGGAAGAGGGGCGAGGACGTGGAAGGTTCTGACTGGGTCAAAGGGATTACGAGACTGAGAAGCGTGAGTAATTGGTAAAGTTTAGCAGCCATTGGTGAAGTTGGTTTGACTTTCTATGGTGGCGCTTGCTGTACTTTATGCTCTCTCTCCTCTCACAGTGTCAAGTGAATTTTGATTAAGAAGTTAatgattaatttgtttttgagactttcattgaaaataatggattttttatgagaaaattaaatataagtcTTCATGAGAGAGATTTGTTCCAATATGAACATtcttaaaaatcttattctatAAAGTCATAAACTtttatcctaatttttttaaatgactaaaataatctcagtttaattatttaaattttaaaaattaatcataaagttTACAATTATTTCTCTCTCAATTACGAAAGCTCATCTTTCACGACTGTGGCTGCagggaatatttttctttccaattttcttcgtaaaattgattttctaatatgaatcttgtatcaattttgaatttctataatgATTTACCTTGCGATCCTGTTAATTTTGGATATTCTCGGTGTTTGAATTTCTAGACCTGATCATACTCACCACGGGACATATAGTTTTCCTTCGATTTGTCATCAATCATTTTTTTGaaagtttctgtggtgatttttcgttttttttttttttttatgattcatGTTGCAAACTGCAAgtgatatgttatatgtttcaattaatttgatatctgtcataatgttatcagTCTTATTGAAAtattatctgtctttaatgaaatgttatatgtttttaaagaaatgttatgtgtttgaagttccaaaacatataacatataagaACAGATCTGAAACAAATATATTATCTGCAGATCTAAATCaaatttcagaagaaaaaaaaaagagttcgaaaaagtaataaaacctcaaaggtgatgcgtcttggtccgtggagttgattggtggtgttgatggtcaTCGGAGTTGACCCTATTGACCGGATCTAACTCTTTTTCAAATGATGATTGTGATTTCAAAAAGCTTTTTTGGCGAATCAAGTGACAATCGATGGCCAGTGATGATTGGACTTTGATCGAGCTGACCCAGAGCTTTATTTCGGTAGTTTGTTCATCGAAAACGATGACCGGATGATCAATTTCCGATAGTCAACATGAAGGAAGAAAAGGGAGAGAAAaaatgaggaggaagaagaacgaCATTACGCGTGTGACTCTATATGAGTTTTAGATATATCTTTAGCGGTATTTTTATCAACACAATacaaatgtatttttttctaatgtttttcttactttgtcattcattgAATATATAACTACCATATTGTCATTTTTCCTAGTTTTCCCATTTTTTATCCGACTCAAAATTTAAAATCTCACATCGAGATGGTTTGAGTTGTTTATAAACAAAACCCAATTATTATCGCATTGAAAACGTGTTTTCTAAACCTACATATTAATTGGGACGTATCATAAATAACAAATCCATACGAACTTGTAGATCCAAATTTTGCTTAAAAGTAGAATTTTGAATCGACCATGTATTTTAAACCTCCACAACACCTTTCGGTCAGCCTTAGAGAAGACAACACACGCTCTCTAATCAAAACATCCCAAATTGACACATCTGCGGTATATGAACATGGCACTTGGGAACTAACAGCAGATCTAAGAGTGTCGACATCAAATGGTTGATGCAAGAGATTAAAGCTAACAACAAATCATGAACTGCACTAAGTCTCATTCTAAACTCAGCATAGGCTAATTGATTAGCAACAAGAATTAAGGACAGGGCGAGGGTGGATCATGGTTACCCGTCCTCGCCCCTCTAAAACCCATGGGTCTCCGCCCCGATCAAGTAGTCCGATCCTATCCGAACCAACACAACTCAATCTGACCCGATTCAACATCAACATTGATATACAAATAAACCTATATAATCCAATaactatttttaatttaattaatcaacatcAACTTTCAACATTTCTTATATTATCCAACATCaaaatcaacatcaacatcCATAATCCAACAAATAAAATGCCAAGCATTCAATATTGGATCAAAAAATATCTGCGCGA contains these protein-coding regions:
- the LOC119998733 gene encoding probable polygalacturonase — translated: MAAKLYQLLTLLSLVIPLTQSEPSTSSPLFLSVTDFGAVGDGLHYDTAAIQSTIDACNHSPCHVTFPPGRYLTATIRLRSGVVLEIEKNATVLGGTKLDDYPPEMDRWYVILAENATDVGITGGGTVDGQGLSFVERFDERKNVMVSWNRTGACYGDECRPRLVGFIGCSNVWVSNVSLIEPAYWCLHIVGCENTSIQDVLIYGDFNTPNNDGIDLEDSNNTIITRCHIDTGDDAICPKTYNGPLHNLTATDCWIRTKSSAIKFGSASSFNFKGLVFDNITIVDSHRGLGFQIRDGGNVSDVTFSNINISTRYYDPSWWGRAEPIYMTSCPRDSTSREGSISDVLFINITANSENGVFLSGSKHGLLTNIRFINMNFTYNRWTNYSGGLVDYRPGCQGLVKHSTAGIIMENMKGFDVENVSMWWSDDHGRRQWNNPLDFRPSTVNGISLINFHSDSYQQQEKATQKLSFNSS